In a single window of the Allobranchiibius huperziae genome:
- a CDS encoding UPF0182 family protein: protein MSAADGSGRSGGAGSSDVRALPRLDRRRHSLLRLTLTVVVVLVGGNLAANLWTRHLWFENLQYAGVYGVELRTRAALFAIAFLVVELLCHGSVWLAYRYRPIRVPDAAGEAMHRYRVAIEPFRRAAFAVVPLLIALITAASASSQWRTPLLWWARQSFGQTDPQFHRDIGFYVFTMPFIEMLIGFGTVILILALVLATLTHYIYGGITVAEGRLTFTRVARRHLCLLAVALLLVRAAAWWWGRYALVYRTGRTLTGVDDTDVRSTLPVHAILACAAVLTALTFLVTMRTRSWRWPAAAVSMLMATAVAFGGIYPEILSAVRGNTARSSNEATYLQREIDATRAAYGVSDVTVRDYPSGATPTAGLTSAAAGVPVLDPMVVTGAFQQLQGLTPPAAFAAGLDVGRTGAGASAAPTVVGARGIDLSGLPASRRDWVGQHLVYTHGTGVVSARADTTTASGAPSFLTDPAAAGSRIYFGGGLPSYSVVGGKPIEADGTASTGFRYDGRGGVALGGIMRRLAYAAKFRSWDLLTSRSVSTTSRVIYDRDPVDRVRQVAPWLSVDEGAYPVQSGSRTLWVVDGYTTSDRYPYAEHQPLTTGSDTLGRSINYLRGSVKATVDAYDGTVRLYAWDSDEPVLRAWEKVFPGTVRPRSQMPAAVLSQVRYPQGQFEMQRTILGAYHVTDRATFADGGQRWSVPVDPTTGAGVLQPSYYQPVTLPGAAGRGYALTSSYVGAGGTGAVTGYLAAGSDAGTTPGQVGAGYGKLTLLRVTGSARGPGQFQNDLNSSAERSSSMPGTLSQFFITEARAKASVSKGNLLTLPAAGGMLQVEPLYVRPKGASYPVLKAVVVGFGGRLRWGATLQDALADLSTAR from the coding sequence ATGAGTGCTGCGGACGGTTCCGGGCGCTCCGGAGGCGCCGGATCCTCGGACGTGCGCGCCCTGCCGCGGCTGGATCGCCGCCGCCACTCCCTGCTGCGCCTCACCCTCACCGTCGTCGTCGTGCTCGTCGGCGGCAACCTCGCGGCGAATCTGTGGACCCGGCACCTGTGGTTCGAGAACCTGCAGTACGCCGGGGTGTACGGCGTGGAGCTGCGCACCCGGGCGGCGCTCTTCGCGATCGCGTTCCTGGTGGTGGAGCTGCTCTGCCACGGCAGCGTCTGGCTGGCCTACCGCTACCGGCCGATCCGGGTGCCGGACGCCGCGGGCGAGGCGATGCACCGCTACCGGGTGGCGATCGAGCCCTTCCGGCGTGCGGCGTTCGCGGTCGTGCCGCTGCTGATAGCGCTCATCACCGCGGCCAGCGCCTCGAGCCAGTGGCGCACACCGCTGCTGTGGTGGGCGCGGCAGAGCTTCGGTCAGACCGACCCGCAGTTCCACCGCGACATCGGCTTCTACGTCTTCACGATGCCCTTCATCGAGATGCTGATCGGCTTCGGCACGGTCATCCTGATCCTGGCGCTGGTCCTCGCCACGCTGACCCACTACATCTACGGCGGCATCACCGTCGCCGAAGGCAGGCTCACCTTCACCCGGGTGGCCCGACGCCACCTGTGCCTGCTCGCCGTCGCGCTGCTGCTGGTGCGCGCCGCGGCGTGGTGGTGGGGCCGCTACGCGCTGGTCTACCGCACCGGGCGCACCCTGACCGGTGTCGACGACACCGACGTGCGCTCGACGCTGCCGGTGCACGCGATCCTCGCCTGCGCCGCCGTCCTCACCGCGCTGACGTTCCTGGTCACGATGCGCACCCGCAGCTGGCGGTGGCCGGCCGCCGCGGTGTCGATGCTGATGGCGACCGCCGTGGCGTTCGGCGGCATCTACCCCGAGATCCTGTCCGCCGTCCGCGGCAACACCGCGCGCTCGTCGAACGAGGCGACCTACCTGCAACGGGAGATCGACGCCACCCGCGCGGCGTACGGCGTCTCGGACGTGACGGTGCGCGACTACCCGTCCGGTGCGACCCCGACCGCGGGCCTGACGTCCGCCGCGGCGGGCGTGCCGGTCTTGGACCCGATGGTCGTGACCGGCGCGTTCCAGCAGCTGCAGGGGCTCACGCCGCCGGCCGCGTTCGCCGCGGGCCTCGACGTCGGCCGCACGGGTGCCGGTGCCTCGGCCGCCCCGACGGTCGTGGGCGCCCGCGGCATCGACCTGTCGGGTCTGCCTGCGAGCAGACGCGACTGGGTCGGCCAGCACCTCGTCTACACCCACGGCACCGGCGTGGTGAGCGCCCGCGCCGACACCACGACGGCGAGCGGCGCGCCGTCCTTCCTGACCGACCCCGCCGCGGCCGGCAGCCGCATCTACTTCGGTGGCGGGCTGCCGTCGTACTCGGTCGTGGGCGGCAAGCCGATCGAGGCGGACGGCACGGCGAGCACGGGCTTCCGGTACGACGGCAGGGGAGGGGTCGCGCTGGGCGGCATCATGCGCCGGCTCGCCTACGCCGCGAAGTTCCGCTCGTGGGACCTGCTCACGTCGCGTTCCGTCAGCACCACCTCCCGGGTGATCTACGACCGCGACCCCGTCGACCGGGTGCGGCAGGTCGCGCCGTGGCTGTCGGTGGACGAGGGGGCCTATCCGGTGCAGTCGGGAAGCCGCACCCTGTGGGTCGTCGACGGTTACACCACCTCCGACCGTTATCCCTATGCCGAGCACCAGCCCCTGACCACCGGGTCGGACACGCTCGGGCGGTCGATCAACTACCTGCGCGGCTCGGTCAAGGCCACGGTCGACGCGTACGACGGAACGGTGCGGCTCTACGCCTGGGACAGCGACGAACCGGTCCTGCGGGCCTGGGAGAAGGTCTTCCCGGGCACGGTGCGTCCGCGCTCGCAGATGCCCGCCGCGGTGCTCTCGCAGGTGCGCTACCCGCAGGGTCAGTTCGAGATGCAGCGCACGATCCTGGGGGCCTACCACGTGACCGACCGTGCGACCTTCGCCGACGGCGGGCAGCGCTGGTCCGTGCCGGTCGACCCGACGACCGGTGCCGGTGTGCTCCAGCCGTCCTACTACCAACCCGTCACCCTCCCGGGCGCCGCCGGTCGCGGCTACGCGCTCACCTCGTCGTACGTCGGCGCGGGCGGCACGGGCGCGGTCACCGGCTACCTCGCGGCCGGATCGGACGCCGGGACGACGCCCGGGCAGGTCGGCGCGGGGTACGGGAAGCTCACGCTGCTCCGGGTGACCGGCTCGGCGCGGGGTCCTGGCCAGTTCCAGAACGACCTGAACTCTTCCGCCGAGCGCTCTTCGAGCATGCCCGGCACGCTCAGTCAGTTCTTCATCACCGAGGCGCGCGCCAAGGCGAGCGTGAGCAAGGGCAACCTCCTGACGCTGCCGGCAGCCGGCGGGATGCTGCAGGTCGAGCCGCTCTACGTACGGCCCAAGGGCGCTTCCTACCCGGTGCTCAAGGCGGTCGTGGTCGGCTTCGGCGGGCGGCTGCGGTGGGGAGCGACGCTGCAGGACGCGCTCGCGGACCTGTCCACCGCCCGCTAG